From a single Solenopsis invicta isolate M01_SB chromosome 6, UNIL_Sinv_3.0, whole genome shotgun sequence genomic region:
- the LOC105203856 gene encoding uncharacterized protein LOC105203856 has translation MFAKFFTFVIIVIPVTTKLVPYIHACGRKNPNIDNCIMQSIEDLKERICIGIPELESPPLEPFVIDHITISDSNNAKLFLKDSNILGICNFALNTFHIDLDKLQFNFTVTFPKVYSNNTYDIDIRVLLPVVHKGPIHFITDNVLAKSTLDLKIITRYGERYVYISKMNLQFDIKGLKTKLDVNEPSQLNEIIRNFLVYNEEELIAKIKPSLETEVSKKIISIANNIVKHFTFNELFPDRD, from the exons atgtttgctaaatttttcacttttgtgATTATAGTGATACCAGTTACAACAAAATTGG tccCTTATATTCATGCATGCGGCCGAAAAAATccaaatattgataattgcatCATGCAAAGTATTGAAGATTTAAAGGAAAGGATATGTATTGGAATACCAGAATTAGAGTCTCCACCATTGGAGCCATTCGTTATTGATCATATAACTATTTCTGACTCAAATAATGCCAAGTTATTTCTCAAAGATTCAAACATATTGGGGATTTGCAATTTTGCTCTGAATACTTTTCATATAGACCTTGATAAGctccaatttaattttactgtCACATTCCcaaaagtttattcaaataaCACGTATGATATTGATATACGTGTACTGCTGCCTGTTGTTCACAAAGGACCGATTCATTTTATTACAG ATAATGTATTAGCGAAAAGCACACTAGACCTGAAAATAATAACCAGATACGGTGAAAGATACgtatatatatcaaaaatgaATTTGCAGTTCGACATTAAAGGATTGAAAACTAAGCTTGATGTGAACGAACCATCTCAGTTAAACGAAATTATTAGGAACTTCTTAGTCTATAATGAAGAAGAATTAATCGCCAAAATTAAACCATCGTTAGAAACGGAAgtctctaaaaaaataatttcaattgcgAACAATATAGttaaacattttacttttaacGAACTTTTCCCGGATCGCgactaa
- the LOC105203857 gene encoding uncharacterized protein LOC105203857, with protein sequence MFVKFFTFVIIVIPVTTELVPYIHTCGRKNPYLDSCVKHSVEDLREKICMGIPELEAPPLESFVIDNMTIYDTNDAKLFLKDSNMLGLCNFVLNTIHVELEKPQITFTLTFPKVYVNSTYDIAIRILVLIAHKGPIYFSLDNVLVKYALDLKIITRYGEKYVYATKINLHLEFKKLEIKLDANEPAQINEIISTFLSDNKEELIAQIKPSLETEISKKLLLITNNILKHFTFDDLFPDRD encoded by the exons atgtttgttaaattttttacttttgtgaTTATAGTAATACCGGTTACAACTGAATTGG ttccTTATATTCACACATGCGGCCGAAAAAATCCATATCTTGATAGTTGCGTCAAGCATAGTGTTGAAGATTTAAGGGAAAAGATATGTATGGGAATACCAGAATTAGAGGCTCCACCATTGGAGTCATTCGTTATTGACAATATGACTATTTACGACACAAATGATGCCAAGTTATTTCTCAAAGATTCAAACATGCTAGGGCTTTGCAATTTCGTTTTGAATACTATCCATGTAGAACTTGAAAAGCCCCAAATCACTTTTACTTTGACATTTCCAAAAGTTTATGTAAACAGCACGTATGATATTGCTATACGTATATTGGTGCTTATTGCTCATAAGGGACCGATTTATTTTTCTCTAG ATAATGTATTAGTAAAATACGCACTAGACTTGAAAATAATAACCAGATACGGTGAAAAATACGTAtatgcaacaaaaataaatttgcatcttgaatttaaaaaattggaaattaagCTTGATGCTAACGAACCAGCTCAGATAAACGAAATTATTAGTACCTTCTTAAGCGACAATAAAGAAGAATTGATTGCCCAAATTAAACCATCATTAGAAACGGAAATTTCTAAAAAACTACTTTTGATTACAAACAATATACTTAAACATTTTACTTTTGATGATTTATTCCCTGATCGAGATTAA
- the LOC105203810 gene encoding holotricin-3, with amino-acid sequence MLRIVILLFVALLVAITAALPTTPTTSPFKDLSTIARAAAPEPARLKRQYGGFGGGFGGGFGGHGGFHGHHGGYGHRGFGGYGHGGYGHGGFGHGGFGHGGIGGCRGCGGGSHYPSGGFANSRANAGSISTPFGSGAFASSSSNAGGFGR; translated from the exons ATGTTAAGAATTGTGATTCTCTTATTCGTTGCGCTGCTCGTCGCAATTACAGCAGCACTACCGACCACACCGACCACATCGCCATTTAAAG ATCTTTCAACGATAGCCAGAGCGGCCGCGCCTGAGCCCGCTCGTCTTAAACGTCAATATGGTGGATTTGGTGGTGGTTTCGGTGGTGGATTCGGCGGACACGGTGGTTTTCACGGTCATCACGGTGGTTATGGGCACCGAGGATTCGGAGGATATGGACACGGAGGATATGGACACGGAGGATTTGGTCACGGAGGATTTGGACACGGAGGTATCGGAGGCTGCAGAGGATGCGGAGGAGGTTCACACTATCCCAGTGGTGGTTTCGCCAACAGCAGAGCCAATGCCGGTTCAATAAGCACGCCGTTCGGCAGCGGTGCTTTTGCGAGCTCGTCTTCTAATGCTGG TGGATTTGGACGATGA
- the LOC105203858 gene encoding EF-hand calcium-binding domain-containing protein 1, whose product MSEQRSVTPTGGAKSGVGVGADAERRTGMSVRTGATLMKSVSIFLTSGRKASANTKRQISAASGKDESLRRRRRRKMPESGGARNSAYIIKVIESLKKKTKFSRVELDSLCKLYKKLTTNSSQQQVGRSMSIGKRPQPRSAVEGIDRSIFRELLHSTFHVITEDTLVERLFCCWDREIEGVIRLEPWITRLDVFLRGSLRDKIVFCFHVYDLNNDGYITKDEIFQLLKNCLIKQPGEEDPDEGVKDLSEMALKKLDVDHDGKISFRDYEMAVKEEPLLLEAFGQCLPTEESCASFLATLQP is encoded by the exons ATGTCTGAACAGCGAAGCGTCACGCCAACTGGAGGGGCAAAGTcgggcgtcggcgtcggcgccGACGCCGAGCGTCGGACTGGCATGAGCGTTCGTACCGGCGCGACGCTCATGAAAAGCGTCTCCATATTTCTGACGAGCGGTCGCAAGGCGTCGGCGAACACAAAGCGGCAGATCTCCGCCGCTTCCGGTAAGGACGAGTCGTTGAGAAGGAGACGTCGCCGAAAGATGCCGGAGAGCGGAGGTGCCAGGAACTCCGCATATATCATCAAAGTGATCGAGTCCCTCAAAAAGAAGACGAAGTTTTCCAG AGTGGAATTGGACAGCCTTTGCaaactttataaaaagttaactaCCAATTCTAGCCAACAACAAGTTGGGCGATCGATGTCCATCGGCAAAAGGCCACAACCGAGGTCGGCTGTCGAG GGAATTGACAGAAGTATTTTTCGAGAACTTCTTCACAGCACATTTCATGTGATCACGGAGGATACGTTAGTGGAACGCTTGTTCTGCTGTTGGGATCGAGAAATCGAGGGTGTTATCAGACTCGAGCCGTGGATCACAAGACTCGATGTATTCTTACGTGGTAGCCTACGTGACAAGATCGTTTTCTGCTTTCACGTGTATGATTTGAACAACGACGGATATATCACGAAGGATGAAATCTTTCAGTTGCTCAa aaattgctTGATAAAGCAGCCCGGCGAGGAAGATCCGGACGAAGGAGTGAAAGATTTGTCGGAGATGGCCCTGAAGAAGCTGGATGTCGATCATGATGGAAAAATATCGTTTCGAGATTACGAGATGGCTGTTAAAGAGGAACCGCTGTTGTTAGAAGCGTTTGGACAGTGTTTGCCTACTGAAGAAAGCTGTGCAAGCTTCTTGGCGACTCTTCAACCCTGA